One segment of Ricinus communis isolate WT05 ecotype wild-type chromosome 8, ASM1957865v1, whole genome shotgun sequence DNA contains the following:
- the LOC8282708 gene encoding silicon efflux transporter LSI2 isoform X1 — protein sequence MALASSLKVVLLGSVAFTFFWVLAVFPATPFLPVGRTAGSLLGAMLMVIFQVMTPDEAYAAIDLPILGLLFGTMVISVYLEKADMFKYIGKLLSWKSKGAKDLLCRICLITAVSSALFTNDTSCVVLTEFVLKVARQHNLPPHPFLLALASSANIGSSATPIGNPQNLVIAVQSRISFEKFVLGLLPAMLVGIFVNIIIIMCMYWRLLSSTQIDEEEVIAEVIADENVNSHKFSPATMSHFGSSDSQEFNSSLDSLSTQSSSNTIASGDVKRSSSAKTETRSESARNTNASKEVKAGGSEKEDFSTKWRRLLRKSCVYLITIGMLVALLLGLNMSWTAITAALLLVVLDFKDAQPCFEKVSYSLLIFFCGMFITVYGFNKTGVPSAIWDLMEPHAKIDNPAGIAVLAIVILVMSNLASNVPTVLLLGGRVAASAAAISAAEEKKAWLILAWVSTVAGNLSLLGSAANLIVCEQARRAPEFGYNLTFWKHLNFGLPSTLIVTAAGLLLIK from the exons ATGGCTTTAGCTTCTTCTCTAAAAGTAGTACTCTTAGGTTCAGTTGCCTTTACATTCTTCTGGGTACTAGCAGTTTTTCCTGCTACACCTTTTCTACCTGTTGGCCGGACTGCAGGGTCTCTCCTTGGGGCTATGCTTATGGTCATTTTCCAAGTCATGACCCCAGATGAAGCATATGCTGCAATTGATCTCCCAATTCTTGGTCTTCTCTTTGGGACGATGGTTATCAGTGTTTATCTTGAGAAAGCTGATATGTTCAAATACATAGGTAAGTTGTTATCATGGAAAAGCAAAGGAGCTAAGGACTTACTTTGTAGAATTTGCCTAATTACTGCAGTTTCAAGTGCTCTTTTTACTAATGATACGTCTTGTGTGGTTTTGACTGAATTTGTATTGAAAGTCGCCAGGCAACATAATCTTCCTCCTCATCCATTCTTACTTGCTCTTGCTTCGAGTGCGAATATTGGATCTTCTGCTACTCCAATTGGCAATCCTCAAAACTTGGTTATTGCTGTTCAGAGTAGGATTTCTTTTGAGAAATTTGTTTTAGGACTCCTCCCTGCAATGCTTGTGggcatatttgttaatatcattattattatgtgTATGTACTGGAGGCTGTTATCTTCTACTCagattgatgaagaagaagtcATTGCAGAAGTTATTGCAGATGAGAACGTAAATTCTCATAAATTTTCACCAGCTACAATGTCACATTTTGGTTCCTCAGATTCCCAAGAATTTAACTCTAGTTTGGATTCTTTGAGCACGCAAAGCTCCTCTAATACGATTGCCAGCGGGGATGTAAAGAGATCAAGTTCAGCAAAAACTGAAACCCGTAGTGAATCTGCAAGGAATACAAATGCATCGAAAGAGGTAAAAGCTGGTGGGTCTGAAAAGGAAGATTTTTCCACAAAATGGAGAAGGTTACTAAGGAAATCATGTGTTTACCTTATTACTATAGGGATGTTGGTTGCTTTGCTTCTGGGTCTGAACATGTCATGGACTGCAATTACTGCTGCACTTCTCCTTGTTGTTCTTGATTTCAAGGATGCTCAACCATGCTTTGAAAAG GTCTCATATTCACTTCTGATTTTCTTTTGTGGAATGTTTATCACTGTCTATGGCTTTAACAAAACTGGGGTTCCAAGTGCTATCTGGGATTTAATGGAGCCTCATGCAAAGATAGATAATCCTGCAGGAATAGCAGTTCTTGCTATAGTCATACTTGTCATGTCAAACTTGGCCTCAAATGTGCCAACAG TTCTGCTGCTGGGAGGGCGGGTAGCAGCATCAGCAGCTGCGATTTCTGCAGCCGAGGAGAAGAAGGCATGGCTGATATTAGCTTGGGTGAGCACTGTAGCAGGGAACCTTTCGCTTTTGGGATCAGCTGCAAACTTGATAGTGTGTGAGCAGGCCAGGCGTGCTCCAGAATTCGGTTACAACTTAACTTTCTGGAAGCATCTTAATTTCGGACTTCCGTCTACTCTTATAGTAACTGCTGCTGGCTTACTActcataaaatga
- the LOC8282708 gene encoding silicon efflux transporter LSI3 isoform X2 yields MALASSLKVVLLGSVAFTFFWVLAVFPATPFLPVGRTAGSLLGAMLMVIFQVMTPDEAYAAIDLPILGLLFGTMVISVYLEKADMFKYIVARQHNLPPHPFLLALASSANIGSSATPIGNPQNLVIAVQSRISFEKFVLGLLPAMLVGIFVNIIIIMCMYWRLLSSTQIDEEEVIAEVIADENVNSHKFSPATMSHFGSSDSQEFNSSLDSLSTQSSSNTIASGDVKRSSSAKTETRSESARNTNASKEVKAGGSEKEDFSTKWRRLLRKSCVYLITIGMLVALLLGLNMSWTAITAALLLVVLDFKDAQPCFEKVSYSLLIFFCGMFITVYGFNKTGVPSAIWDLMEPHAKIDNPAGIAVLAIVILVMSNLASNVPTVLLLGGRVAASAAAISAAEEKKAWLILAWVSTVAGNLSLLGSAANLIVCEQARRAPEFGYNLTFWKHLNFGLPSTLIVTAAGLLLIK; encoded by the exons ATGGCTTTAGCTTCTTCTCTAAAAGTAGTACTCTTAGGTTCAGTTGCCTTTACATTCTTCTGGGTACTAGCAGTTTTTCCTGCTACACCTTTTCTACCTGTTGGCCGGACTGCAGGGTCTCTCCTTGGGGCTATGCTTATGGTCATTTTCCAAGTCATGACCCCAGATGAAGCATATGCTGCAATTGATCTCCCAATTCTTGGTCTTCTCTTTGGGACGATGGTTATCAGTGTTTATCTTGAGAAAGCTGATATGTTCAAATACATAG TCGCCAGGCAACATAATCTTCCTCCTCATCCATTCTTACTTGCTCTTGCTTCGAGTGCGAATATTGGATCTTCTGCTACTCCAATTGGCAATCCTCAAAACTTGGTTATTGCTGTTCAGAGTAGGATTTCTTTTGAGAAATTTGTTTTAGGACTCCTCCCTGCAATGCTTGTGggcatatttgttaatatcattattattatgtgTATGTACTGGAGGCTGTTATCTTCTACTCagattgatgaagaagaagtcATTGCAGAAGTTATTGCAGATGAGAACGTAAATTCTCATAAATTTTCACCAGCTACAATGTCACATTTTGGTTCCTCAGATTCCCAAGAATTTAACTCTAGTTTGGATTCTTTGAGCACGCAAAGCTCCTCTAATACGATTGCCAGCGGGGATGTAAAGAGATCAAGTTCAGCAAAAACTGAAACCCGTAGTGAATCTGCAAGGAATACAAATGCATCGAAAGAGGTAAAAGCTGGTGGGTCTGAAAAGGAAGATTTTTCCACAAAATGGAGAAGGTTACTAAGGAAATCATGTGTTTACCTTATTACTATAGGGATGTTGGTTGCTTTGCTTCTGGGTCTGAACATGTCATGGACTGCAATTACTGCTGCACTTCTCCTTGTTGTTCTTGATTTCAAGGATGCTCAACCATGCTTTGAAAAG GTCTCATATTCACTTCTGATTTTCTTTTGTGGAATGTTTATCACTGTCTATGGCTTTAACAAAACTGGGGTTCCAAGTGCTATCTGGGATTTAATGGAGCCTCATGCAAAGATAGATAATCCTGCAGGAATAGCAGTTCTTGCTATAGTCATACTTGTCATGTCAAACTTGGCCTCAAATGTGCCAACAG TTCTGCTGCTGGGAGGGCGGGTAGCAGCATCAGCAGCTGCGATTTCTGCAGCCGAGGAGAAGAAGGCATGGCTGATATTAGCTTGGGTGAGCACTGTAGCAGGGAACCTTTCGCTTTTGGGATCAGCTGCAAACTTGATAGTGTGTGAGCAGGCCAGGCGTGCTCCAGAATTCGGTTACAACTTAACTTTCTGGAAGCATCTTAATTTCGGACTTCCGTCTACTCTTATAGTAACTGCTGCTGGCTTACTActcataaaatga
- the LOC125370911 gene encoding uncharacterized mitochondrial protein AtMg00810-like translates to MIRKRGKALQEYLSKEFEMKDLGCLKYFLGIEVSRSKKGIFLSQRKYALDLLHETGMSACQLVDSPVEEGLKLCIEVDQVPVDKGKYQRLVGRLMYLAHTRPDLAYALSIVSQFMHNP, encoded by the coding sequence ATGATCCGGAAGAGAGGGAAGGCATTACAAGAATACTTGtccaaagagtttgaaatgaaagacCTGGGTTgcttgaaatattttcttggaaTTGAAGTTTCAAGATCAAAGAAAGGAATTTTTCTGTCCCAAAGGAAGTATGCATTGGATTTATTGCATGAAACTGGAATGTCAGCATGTCAACTAGTTGACTCACCAGTTGAGGAAGGCCTGAAGTTGTGCATTGAGGTAGACCAAGTACCCGttgataaaggaaaatatcAGAGACTTGTAGGAAGATTAATGTATTTAGCTCACACAAGACCTGATCTTGCGTATGCTTTGAGTATTGTTAGCCAATTCATGCATAATCCTTGA